The nucleotide sequence AATTCTTGCTTGTGAAGTTGGAACATTAGGCAAATCGATCGTCTGAGAACCATCATTCGGTGTACTTGCAATCAATACAGTATTAAAATTATTTCCACCATTGGTTGAAAGAAGAATCTTAACATTAGCACAATTCACAGGAGATGAGCTTGTGTTTGCAACATTCCAGGTGATTGTTTGCTGAGTGTTCCCAAGCCATGAAACATTAGTGTTAGGCGAAGTTACCAGAAAAGGTCCGGAGTTTCCATCAACAAAAAATGTTGACATCTGTGAATAATCAACTCCGCCGCCGCCAGCCTTATTATCGCGCACAGTCAACCTGAACGTAAGGTTTCGTGAATAGGTTGGTAACAACTCTCCGATTGTTTGAGTATTGTTTAATAAATCAGAAAGCTTTGGAAAAGTTCGTGTTGGAGAAGTTGATGGATTAAAACTTCTGAATATCGGTGCATTTCCTGAAGGACTATTTGGATGACCAGCGGCTCCCAGATCAAATTCTTCCCAGCAATACGTTACTGCATCACCATTTGGATCAGTTGCAGAACCGGTTAATGCAAACGGAGTACTTTTAGGAATATAAAATCCTCCGGAAGGAATGGTTACCACTGGGGCATTATTACCGGTGTTTGTTATTACAGCGCAACCATTACCGCTTCCTGAATTTGTGTAAGTTCTGATTTCACTAAAACTAATTGTATGGAAATAAGCATCGCTGTGTAATTGAAGATCCTGACTACCGCAAATACCTGCATAAGCCATAATCGTACTTCCACTTCCTGGTTCATAAGCAGTCGAAGCATTTCTGTTTCCTCCACCACAAGAACTTTCATTCCCATTGAAGGAATGATTTCCACTAAACTGATGACCCATTTCATGTGCCACATAATCAATGTCAAAGGGATCGCCAACAGGAGCTGATGAACCTGTTACACCTCTTGCCTTTTGACCAGTTATACAAACCACGCCTAATCCGGCAACTCCACCTCCACCAGTACTGAAAACATGTCCAATATCATAATTAGCATTTCCGATAACGGCATCAAGATTAGTTTGGTTTTGCCCCAACATAGTACCGCCGCTGTTATTTGTATAAGGATCAGTGTTTGGGTTTGTATAAATAATTAAATTATTATTTGCAACAAGAACCATCCTGACAGCAACTTCTTTTTCATAAACTCCGTTCACTCTATTAACACTGGTTGTCACGGCAGCCAAACCTAATGGGACAGTTCCTCCAAAAAAGGCTGTGTATTCTCCTGTTGCTGCATTTGCTAGTCTATAAGTTCTCAACTGCGGACCAGTGGGAGGAACAGGTGAGTCAGAATAATTTTCTGGCTCCGGTAAATTAAACTCATTTGTTACCACTTGGCAATTAAACTCTGCATTACGTTTAGTAAAATCTTTTGTGTAATAGCTGATGTAATTAATTCTGTCACCTTTATTGTGAGGATCAATAAATACTCTACCATTTGGAGATAGTATTTGTGCATGAAATCCATGCGGAGTAAGATCGAATTTCAATGTTGCATAAGGATCATCAACTCCTTGACCAGTGTATGTTCGTATCTCCGGAAATTTTGCCTGAAGTTCAGGTTCCATTGTTGATGACTCCCAGAATTTAAACTTTTGATTTGAACCATTGGGAAGTGGAAGAATGATTATACTTTTAACTTCAAGTGCTTCAATTGTAAATTCAACCGGTGCAGCTTTAAGTAACTGTGTAAGTAACTGCAGATTCAATCTCACAGTTCGATAATAGTCGGGAATAATGACACGCTCTCCAATAAGTTGAATTTGGTTTTCAGAGATATCTGACCATAAATCAGACTGAGAGAATAAAAAATTATTGTTAAATAAAAGAAATGCTAAAAGTAAAATAATTTTCATTTGAACTCATTTTTTGTTTAATACCTGGATGCAACAATTATTAATTATCCTGAAATTATGAGGTAAAACCCTTATGGTCAATTTATGCAACTATAATTTATCTTAAAATACCAACGAGTATATTTTTATAAATGATAAACTTACACTAATAACAATTTAACGGCTTTATTCATATTGGCTGTAACACCGACCAAACTAATTAATTAAGCAAGTTAAATACAAAATTCATAGAGCCCTGCAATTAGCGGGGCTCCGTAAAGCATAAATTATTTCAACAACAACATCTTCTTCACTGATACAAAATTATCTGTTCTTAATTCATAGATATACATTCCTGTTGCTATCCCACTTTGCAGGACATTCCAGTTGTATTGATATTTTCCGGCTTGCAATGAAGTATTAACCAGTTCTGCTACCTTTTCTCCCAATGCATTGTAGATACTTAGTTTTACATTTGCCATCTCCGGCAATGAGAACTCGATCATCGTGCTTGGGTTGAATGGATTTGGATAGTTCTGTTCAAGTGAATATACTGTTGGTACCAATTGGCTCGATACCATCAGCTTCTGGATCGTTGCATCACTGATTACTATTTCTTCGCCTGATTTAAGGTTTTGATTTAGTGTCTTTCCTGTCTGATCCATCAACCTGATATCCATTCCTTCTACTCTTACTGTCAATGGATATACTACTCCGCTCATCTCGATTGTCTTTACTGAACTGCTCAGGTCTTCGGCTATTCTTCCACTCGAGTATCTGAAGTCATACATTCCTGCTGGTGGTGCTGGTGGTAATTCATATTGACTTAAGTCAACCTGTCCATTTACTGCATACAATGTGTAACTTACTCCTGCTGCATCGGTTATCACTATTCTTCCCCAGTTCTCAGGGAAGTATTCTACTGGTTTACCATCCTTTGCCAGTGTTTCAGGTATTATTATCTGTCCTGCTGCTGTTAGTTTTATCCAGTATCCATATCCTGGATCTAGTGTCATTGCTACTGAATATCCTCCGGAATATTTGTAGATCGGTCCACTCTGTAATCCCGGTGGATTTGTTAATACGTTGCCTGCTGTTACAACTAATTCATATCCGCCAATCCCATTCCAACCTGCTGAACCTTCTAATGGGAGATGAGGTACAGTAATTATTCCACCTGCCGGCCACTCGTCACCGGTATTATATGTTCTGGATCCTGAATGTTTCATCCAGTAAGCTATTCCTGGGTACAAAGTATCGACTGCCTGATAACCATTGTTATACTTGAAAACATTTGCTGAAGGATCTCTAAAGGGCCACCAATTATCAGGTGTATTTCCATCAGGATGATTGCCAGGAATTGAAACTAAATTCCAACCGTTGGCTACATCCACAGATAACTGGAAAGTATTTGCAGGAGTGGATGTTTCAAACTCATGAGCAGAACGACCGGAAATACCAGAGACTGGAGTTGCCACTACAGCACCAGTTGTCTGATCAAGTACAACAACACTTGTTCCGTTTGTTACAAGATAGTTTCCATTACCAAGTTGAATACATCCGCGTAGCCCAGTTACTGCATTAAAGTAGTTAAGCTGAGTTCCATTTTCATCATATATATACAAACCACTTGGAGAACTAAAATTTCCTACAATGATATTAGTTGTAAGTGTTTTATTTATTTGCTCTGGAAAAGCAATTGTTGGAACAAATACACCCAGGTAATTTCCATTCAAATCGTATCTTGTAACATCATTACTTGCCTGACCTGTGACTAAACAATCTGCTTGTCTGAAAATTATATCCCATGGTCCATCCATTTGTGTAGAGTTCGGAGCTATAAAATTACCGAGATAACTTCCTGTAGATAGACTAAATTGTGCAATCGCATCCTGATTGGCCCCGCCAGCAATAGCGGCAACAACCATAGTATCACTCGGATGTAGTTCTATTCCACGGCAATTATCGAGTACTGCTGTGTTTCCACCAAACAGAATTCTTACAAATGCACCAAGTGTATCGAACTCAACGATATTATCTGTTAACTGATCCGAAACAAGAATTTTTCCCTGTGGAGTTAGTAGTGGTTCAATAGGTGTACTCAAGTTTGGATTATCGCTGGGAATAAATACACTATCTAGTAAAGCGCCATCATCATAACGGAAAGTCATACACGCATCGTTAGTCGATTCCATCACCATTATAAATCTTGGTGTGAGCTCAGGATCAAAACCGACAGGCTTACTAAAGCCTAAATTAGGATTCTGTGTCGGTTTGTTCGACCAGTGTATCCTGGCACTTCGCAGATCATACCTTTGCACTATTTCTTCCCAGAAAGCAACCTCACCGTTATTAAAAGGATGCAGAAGATCATTTATTATTGAATAAACAACTTTGTTATTTTCCGTCCCTTTAGCTTCGATGAAAATACCTTCCGGTAAGTAAATCGTGTGCGGAAGATCATTTGATTCAGCTAATGTGCGAGCTTTACTGATTAGACTGAAATCCTGCTCTGCTGATATCATCAGGTTTTCAAAACTAATTTGAGGTTTTGCTTGCCCAAAAATTGAAACTGATATCAGGAGCAAAAGAAAAAACGAAAAAAGAATCTTAGATTTCATTTGCCCTCCAAATGTTTATTGAAAATATTAATTAAGTCGTCTATGCATTTAACATAAAATTAGACTCATAATAAAAACAATTTTTTTCGATAGTTACATTGTAACTACTTTTCCATAAAAAAGTGAAAATCCTTATCAACTCTTATTGAAAAGGATTTTCAATTATAAAATTAGATATATCTATCTTACTAAAAGCATTTTCTTTACTTCAACAAAATTATCTGTTCTCAATTCATAGATATACATTCCGGTTGCGACATCTCTTGCGTTCCATTGATACTGATATTTACCAGCTGTCAACGATGTGTTAACCAGTTCTGCTACCTTTTCGCCCAATGCATTGTAAATACTGAGTTTTACACTTGCCACATCTTCCGGCAATGAGAACTCGATCATCGTGCTTGGGTTGAATGGATTCGGATAGTTCTGTTCAAGTGAATATACTGTTGGTACCCAATTGGCTCGATACCATCAGCTTCTGGATCGTTGCATCACTGATTACTATTTCTTCGCCTGATTTAAGGTTTTGATTTAGTGTCTTTCCTGTCTGATCCATCAACCTGATATCCATTCCTTCTACTCTTACTGTCAATGGATATACTACTCCGCTCATCTCAATTGTTTTCACTGAGTTGCTCAGGTCTTCGGCTATTCTTCCACTCGTGTATCTGAAGTCATACATTCCTGCTGGTGGTGCTGGTGGTAATTCATACTGACTTAAGTCAACCTGTCCATTCACTGCATACAGTGTGTAGCTTACTCCTGCTGCATCCCTCAGTATTATTCGTCCCCAGTTCTCAGGGAAGTATTCTACTGGCTTGCTCTCTTTTGCAAATGACTCAGGTATGATTATCTGTCCTGCGCCTGTCAACTTTATCCAGTAACCAAATCCCGGAGTTAAAGTATTGGCTATAATATATCCTTGATTCGGGATGTACGTATAAACAGGGCCGGCTTGTAGTCCTGCTGGAATGGTTGTTATATTTGATACACTTGCAACATTATTATAACCACCAATCAGGTTAAATCCTGCAACTCCGTTTATTGGATCATGCGGAACCTGAATGATTCCATTTGCAGGCCATTCATCTCCGGTGTTATACGTTCTTGCACCAAGGTGTTTGATCCAGTAACCAACACCTGGCTTTAAAGTATCTGCAACCTCATACCCATTATTATAGAAAAATACATTAGCACTTGGATCTCTGTATGGCCACCAGTTATCAAGAGTATTACCATCCGGATGATTCCCGGGAATTGAAAGTACATTCCATTTGTCTCCAACATTCACACTCAACTGAAAAGTTGTTGTGGATTCATAAACAGTAACTTTAATATTATCAACATACCATCCATCTTTTGTCAATGACCCATCACTTCTAAAATAAAATCTTATAGTTATGTTTTGATTTACATAGTTTGAAATATCAATTGTTTCATGAACCCAGCTTAGTTGTGTTCCATCGTACAGAGGTTCACCGTTTGGTTGAAAACTTCCGACACCCGGATTAGTGTACAAACCGGTTAATGCAGTCCATGTTGTTCCATTATTAGTTGAAATTTGAATCTGTCCATAGTCCCAATTATTTTCAATATCCCATTGAGTATCAAATTCAAGTGCAGCTCCAAGCACATCAGTCAGGTTGATTTGACTATTATATTTCAGTGACGATGTAACATTGTTTCCATAATTTCCTGAAGGTGAATCTGTAAATGAAGTTGGAGGAGATACAAATTTTGTGGATGTGATATTCCAGCCACTTGTCGAAGTCCAATTATTAATATTATTAGCTTCATCATACAATGCAACTTCTTGTGAAGCTACGTAGAACTGGAAAAATTTTGGCGGCGGTGTACTTCCAGGTGGATTAAACCCGCTTCCACCAGTTGGAAGCGTTTTTACGACACTTGAATTTGCATCCTGTGCTGCGAGATAGTATTGAACTATTGTTCCAAGCGAAATTGAGAAAGTAGTAAAACTATAAGTTCCACTCTCAGTTGGAACACCTGTGATAGCAGTAAAAGGACCAAATGTGCCACCACTAATTTTCGTTCTGTAATAAAGTCTTGGAGAAAGATTTCCCGCTCCAATATTCAATCCGGTAGAAATAAATGCTGTAGTTGTTATCGGACCTGATAGAGAAGTTGAAGCAATAGGAGTATGAATAATATTCAAATTCAGGTTGAGTGCAAGCGATGCAAGTGTGGCATACGATAACTTTGCCATTTTAAAATAATAAGGTTGATTATAGTACTGAACCAGGTCATTTACGGTATGATAATAAGGATGAAAATCATTATCATCTTCAATGAGAAGAATTGCCCCATAACCATGATCAAGAAATGATTGATGATCGCTGTAAGGTTCAGCAGGAACAACATCTAAATCAAGATTGATTCCATAGAGAAGATTCACTTCAAGCATTTTATCTTTTAATTCACTGGTGTTTGCGACAGAACTATTGTGAACATCAGCATTGCCATCGCTATTTCCATCATAGCTGATCATATCCATGTTTATAACACCGAGAATTGAGTCACCTGCATTTTGAGCCTGAGTTGCATAATACTCACTTCCGATTAATCCTTGTTCTTCTTCATCCCACAAAGCATAAATAATTGTGAAAGGAAAATCATGCTGAGAGAAAATTCTTGCAGCTTCAATTACTGCTGCGGTTCCACTGGCATTATCATCCGCACCCGGAGCAGTTGTACCTGAAGGCATATCATCGTAATGTGCGCAGATCATGAACTTCTGATTTGGAAATTCTGTCCCTGGTTGGACTGCATATACATTCTTTCCGGTTGTACTGAAAGACTGAATCGTTGTTGTTAAACCGTAAGATTGCAGCTTCTGCTTGATATAGGTTTCTGCAAGAGAATTGCCTGGCTGATTCTTATGTCGGGAAACAATGGTTTGTGTTGTTCCATTTATAATTGTTGGAACATTACCTGATAACTCACGTGCAAAATAAACCAACGAATCTTGCCGCGCTGCATTCAATATTTGCTGAACCACCGGCGATTGCGGAAAAAGATTTGAAGAAATAATTATAGATAAAAGAAAGAAAAATATTTTTTGTTTCATAGTGTTTACCCCGTAAAAATGTAGCCCTGCCCAAAAGAGCAGGGCTTAAGATTATTATTCAATTATTTTAGAAGCAGCATCTTCTTCACTGATACAAAATTATCTGTCCTTAATTCATAGATATACATTCCTGTTGCCACTCCACTTGCATTCCAGTTGTATTGATATTTTCCAGCCTGCAGTGATGTGTTTACAAGTTCTGCTACCTTTTCTCCCAATGCATTGTAGATACTTAGTTTTACATTTGCCATCTCCGGCAATGAGAACTCGATCATCGTGCTTGGGTTGAATGGATTCGGATAGTTCTGTTCAAGTGAATATACTGTTGGTAACAGTTCTCCCGATACCATCAGTTTCTCTATCGTTGATTCACTGATTTCTATTGATTCTCCATCCTTCAGATTTGCATTCAGTTTCTTGCCGCTCTCATCCATCAACCTGATATCCATTCCTTCTACGCTTACTGTTAATGGATATACTACTCCACTCATCTCAATTGTCTTCACTGAGCTGCTCAGGTCTTCGGCTATTCTTCCGCTCGAGTATCTGAAGTCATACATTCCTGTTGGTGGTGCTGGTGGTAATTCATACTGACTTAAGTCAACCTGTCCATTTACTGCATACAGTGTGTAGCTCACTCCTGCTGCATCTGTTATCACTATTCTTCCCCAATTCTCAGGGAAGTATTCTACTGGTTTGCTGTCTTTAGCAAATGACTCAGGTATTATTATCTGTCCTGCACCTGTCAACTTTATCCAGTAACCAAATCCAGGATCTATTGTTGCTGCTGCTGAATATCCACCTGCATATTTATAGATCGGTCCACTCTGTAGTCCTGCTGGAACTGTTGTTACTAATGATGCTGTTGCTGCTATCTCATAGCCACCAATCATATTCCAGCCAATAGCTCCTGTTAATGGTGTGTGTGCAACTACTTGCAATCCACCTGCTGGCCATTCATCTCCTGTATTATAAGTCTGAGCTCCGTTATTTTTCATCCAGTATCCTACTCCAGGTGTTGCTGTAGTTATTGTTTGATAGCCAGCATTATATTTATAAACGTCTCCAACTCTTCCTGGCCACCAATTTGCTACTCCCATTCCATCAGGATTTGTTCCCGGTACGGATACCATATTCCAACCATTTAATAAGTTTATTGATAGCTGGAAGGTTGAGGAGCCAGAGGAAGGTATCCAAGAATTTGCAACACGTATTCCCCCAAGTGTTAAAGTTGCAGCATTGCTTGAACTTCCTTGTCGTAAAGCCATCATTCCTAAACTAAGAGCATCCTCACCTAAATCTGTCTGAGATATTGTAGCACTTGGTTCAATTCCATCCAAAACCGGATTGATCCATAATTTGACTTCATCGTCTGTGTTGGTAGCGGAATTAAATGAGTACTTAACTGCAATTAAATAAGTCGTATTTAAAGCATAGCTAAAAGATGTGTAAACAACATCACCATTATTTCTTTTTGCTACTCCAATTGCAAGGCTATCACCTGCATTCTTTTTTACAAAAATTTTCGCAAAGTATAATGAGGTTGTATTTTCAGGTCCAAGATGAAAGAAATAATCGCCAGCGGTTTGAGCTGAACTGAAGTTCACCATAAATGAAGCATATAAACTTCCAGCAGTAACAGAATTAAAAGCTCTGTTATCATCTTCACCGGTTGAATTCATAGAGATTGATTTACCTAATCCTGAATTAACATAACCAGAATAAGTCAATGGAGTTGCTTGAATTGAAATCGGGTTAGTACCGCTACCACTGTGTGCAAGCCATCCGTTATCAGTAAGAAATGATCCGGTTACATATTCAAAATTTTCAGTCAATGGTAATGAAGGCGCATTTGTTGTTGCTATACTGAATTGAGGTACAACACCATTGGTTTTGTAGTTAATGATTGCATCAGAATTTGTATAAGGAAAAATTTTGAAATAATATGTTGTTGCAGAATTAAAACCGAATGTTTTAGTTTGAATTCCCTGTACGACATTTTGAATAAAAAGAGAATTCGTCTCCGGTACACCATCCACCGGTGCAGCAATTGAATCAAATGCAAAAGAACTTCCTTTAATTAAATATCCATCCGGAGTCGTTCCACCGGTAGCATCAATCCAGTTTAAAATTATATAATAATATGAAGGTGTGCCATTTACTCCTGCAAAATTTGTAACGTGGTTTGTTGGTTCCGGTTTTATAACAAAACCATTACAAGTAACAACCTGCGAAGTCGCACCGCCACCTGTATTTGTTATTTCTTCACCATTATAAGTTCCACCTGTTAATCCAGCTTTCAATCTTACATAAACAGGAGTTGATGAAAGAGATCCGCCGGAATAAGGCACATTGACACTTCCGGAGAATGTTGTATTATTTAATGATACTTCATAATTCGTTGAACCAGTTACTGAAATATTACCTGATGCAGGAGTAAGATTACTTCCGCTTAAACTATAACTTTGAGATGTTGATGGTCCACCGCCCTGAGAATATGAAAAGCCTGATAACGAAGATGGAGTTACACTTATAAATGGGGTTCCTGAAGGTGGAAATATTTCAGTCCAAGTGGTTGCTACTCTAATACCATCAATGGATGCATTTGGTGTTCCGCTCGATCCTTGCCGTACAACGAATCGCGCAACTTCTGCTAAATCAACACCAGCAATCTGTGTCAAATCAGGAGTTGGTTGTGTTCCATCCACTGGAGGATTTATCCAAACAGAAGCCACATCATTCGCGGTTCCAGTAATTACTTCATAACTCATAGCGATTAAATATGTAGTTCCAGGATTCAAATCAACCGGATGCCAGACTGCGGCTGCATTTGATGAGCTGGTTCGCAAGCCAATTTGAAAAGTATTAGCTACGGTTCCAGTTTTGATGGAAATTCTCGAATTTAGTGCGCTCGTACTTGTACCCGGTAAATAAGAGATAAAATAATCACCAGTTGTACTTGAATTTGCAGCCAGTCCAGTCGTATTCGCAAGATTTAATAAAAACGCAGAATAAGTAACGGTACCTTCTCCTTGAGCAGGAAATTGTCTGTAAACATCTTCACCGGATGTGGTTAGATATAATATATCTATTTTATTAAATAGTCCTGATGACTGATAGCCAGAATATGATAGACTACCGCTCGATACCTGAACTAATGAACCGGTTGAGCCTGAATAACTAACCCAATTACCTCCGCTACCAGAGACCAATCCACCAACCGCATAATCAAAATTTTCTTCCCAGAATAAAGTCATCACTGAATATTCAAGATTGGTTATTTCGATAGGGAGACCAGTCCCGCTATCCCAACTGAAAACTCTTGTATAAGGAACTGTTGAACTCTTCCAACTTATACTAAAATTTTCAGAAGCAAATGAAGCTGCCGAAGTTTGTAATCTGAATCTATAAAGCCGTAAGGTTTGATCCGGTAGAATTGTTCCGTTAGATCCCGGAAGATTAGATGATGTTCTCAAGATATTCGGACTTGTAATTAAAGCAGAAGGTGGATATGCACCGGCTGCAAAATCACTAAATCCGGGAACAAGTGAAAATGCTGCTGTTCCTCCATTTAAAAAAGCAGGATCATAATTCCAGGCATAACTGCCGTGACTATAATTAATACCTGAGAGACTTGTGTTTTTAACAAAGACATCAAATGTTAGTGAATTTGTTGACTCAAAACTTATATTGGCAACACTTACTTCGCACTGTTGAGCAAAGAGAATTCCGCTCACTGCAAAGAATATTACCATTAGAAAAATATAAAGAATATGTTTAGGCATTTTGCCCTCCGATTAGATTGTTTTTGATTAATGAATTTTAATAAATCTGATAAAATAATTTTCATCAACATTAACAAAGAATGAAAAATATCTTAAACAATAACTGAACTTTCATAATAAACTTATATTTAACTCAACTGATATTATTCACCATTTTTGTTTGATATATTTTCGCCGCTTATAGATGAATCGCCGGCGGGGGTTTCTTTAGTCACACCCATAACACTATTGGTGAATACAATATTTAAATCTTCAATTTCAGTAAACATATCTCCGTTCAAATCTGTATTTGTATATCCGGTCGTTCCAATTGTATTGTTATTAAAGACTGAATTCAAATCAGCATTATCAACTGTACCGTTCTGGTTTACATCACCACCGTAAATACACCATTTACTTCCAACAAGTTTTAAATTGTTACCAAATGCTTTGTTCTGTCCGGTTGTAAAATCATAAGTCAAAGTGTTAGCAGAAAATGTTTGCGGGAGTGCACTCCAGGTTTCAACTGCATTTCTATGCTTTACTACCAGATAATAAGGTGTTCCATTACTGGCATTCAAAAAGCTGCCACTTCCAATGCCAGAATTATTCACAACTATTTTAGTTTGATCAACAAGATTAAAAGGGAATGAAGTGTTGCGAAGTTGAACTGATACCGTATCTGAATTCATAACTGAACCGTTGTAAAATCCCTCGATTAATACAGTGAACGAAGTTAAGACCATCGCATTAAAATATTCGGATTCGAGTTTGTAAAAACCAGAGCTTTGTGCAGCATACTGTGTTGTTGAATCCACAGACACAACCTGATAACCCGATGATGGAATTGAGATTGGAGTCCAGGAAACACCACCATCTATTGAACGCCAGCTTCCCGGTGCTGTTGAATAACTGTTAACTAAAATAATATTTCCGTCAGTTGGTTGAATATGAACTCCCCACATAAATATTCCTGTAAAACCAGATTGTAAGCTCCAGGTTTCTCCGTAATC is from Ignavibacteriota bacterium and encodes:
- a CDS encoding T9SS type A sorting domain-containing protein gives rise to the protein MIEFSLPEDVASVKLSIYNALGEKVAELVNTSLTAGKYQYQWNARDVATGMYIYELRTDNFVEVKKMLLVR
- a CDS encoding T9SS type A sorting domain-containing protein — its product is MKSKILFSFFLLLLISVSIFGQAKPQISFENLMISAEQDFSLISKARTLAESNDLPHTIYLPEGIFIEAKGTENNKVVYSIINDLLHPFNNGEVAFWEEIVQRYDLRSARIHWSNKPTQNPNLGFSKPVGFDPELTPRFIMVMESTNDACMTFRYDDGALLDSVFIPSDNPNLSTPIEPLLTPQGKILVSDQLTDNIVEFDTLGAFVRILFGGNTAVLDNCRGIELHPSDTMVVAAIAGGANQDAIAQFSLSTGSYLGNFIAPNSTQMDGPWDIIFRQADCLVTGQASNDVTRYDLNGNYLGVFVPTIAFPEQINKTLTTNIIVGNFSSPSGLYIYDENGTQLNYFNAVTGLRGCIQLGNGNYLVTNGTSVVVLDQTTGAVVATPVSGISGRSAHEFETSTPANTFQLSVDVANGWNLVSIPGNHPDGNTPDNWWPFRDPSANVFKYNNGYQAVDTLYPGIAYWMKHSGSRTYNTGDEWPAGGIITVPHLPLEGSAGWNGIGGYELVVTAGNVLTNPPGLQSGPIYKYSGGYSVAMTLDPGYGYWIKLTAAGQIIIPETLAKDGKPVEYFPENWGRIVITDAAGVSYTLYAVNGQVDLSQYELPPAPPAGMYDFRYSSGRIAEDLSSSVKTIEMSGVVYPLTVRVEGMDIRLMDQTGKTLNQNLKSGEEIVISDATIQKLMVSSQLVPTVYSLEQNYPNPFNPSTMIEFSLPEMANVKLSIYNALGEKVAELVNTSLQAGKYQYNWNVLQSGIATGMYIYELRTDNFVSVKKMLLLK
- a CDS encoding M28 family peptidase; translation: MKQKIFFFLLSIIISSNLFPQSPVVQQILNAARQDSLVYFARELSGNVPTIINGTTQTIVSRHKNQPGNSLAETYIKQKLQSYGLTTTIQSFSTTGKNVYAVQPGTEFPNQKFMICAHYDDMPSGTTAPGADDNASGTAAVIEAARIFSQHDFPFTIIYALWDEEEQGLIGSEYYATQAQNAGDSILGVINMDMISYDGNSDGNADVHNSSVANTSELKDKMLEVNLLYGINLDLDVVPAEPYSDHQSFLDHGYGAILLIEDDNDFHPYYHTVNDLVQYYNQPYYFKMAKLSYATLASLALNLNLNIIHTPIASTSLSGPITTTAFISTGLNIGAGNLSPRLYYRTKISGGTFGPFTAITGVPTESGTYSFTTFSISLGTIVQYYLAAQDANSSVVKTLPTGGSGFNPPGSTPPPKFFQFYVASQEVALYDEANNINNWTSTSGWNITSTKFVSPPTSFTDSPSGNYGNNVTSSLKYNSQINLTDVLGAALEFDTQWDIENNWDYGQIQISTNNGTTWTALTGLYTNPGVGSFQPNGEPLYDGTQLSWVHETIDISNYVNQNITIRFYFRSDGSLTKDGWYVDNIKVTVYESTTTFQLSVNVGDKWNVLSIPGNHPDGNTLDNWWPYRDPSANVFFYNNGYEVADTLKPGVGYWIKHLGARTYNTGDEWPANGIIQVPHDPINGVAGFNLIGGYNNVASVSNITTIPAGLQAGPVYTYIPNQGYIIANTLTPGFGYWIKLTGAGQIIIPESFAKESKPVEYFPENWGRIILRDAAGVSYTLYAVNGQVDLSQYELPPAPPAGMYDFRYTSGRIAEDLSNSVKTIEMSGVVYPLTVRVEGMDIRLMDQTGKTLNQNLKSGEEIVISDATIQKLMVSSQLGTNSIFT
- a CDS encoding T9SS type A sorting domain-containing protein encodes the protein MPKHILYIFLMVIFFAVSGILFAQQCEVSVANISFESTNSLTFDVFVKNTSLSGINYSHGSYAWNYDPAFLNGGTAAFSLVPGFSDFAAGAYPPSALITSPNILRTSSNLPGSNGTILPDQTLRLYRFRLQTSAASFASENFSISWKSSTVPYTRVFSWDSGTGLPIEITNLEYSVMTLFWEENFDYAVGGLVSGSGGNWVSYSGSTGSLVQVSSGSLSYSGYQSSGLFNKIDILYLTTSGEDVYRQFPAQGEGTVTYSAFLLNLANTTGLAANSSTTGDYFISYLPGTSTSALNSRISIKTGTVANTFQIGLRTSSSNAAAVWHPVDLNPGTTYLIAMSYEVITGTANDVASVWINPPVDGTQPTPDLTQIAGVDLAEVARFVVRQGSSGTPNASIDGIRVATTWTEIFPPSGTPFISVTPSSLSGFSYSQGGGPSTSQSYSLSGSNLTPASGNISVTGSTNYEVSLNNTTFSGSVNVPYSGGSLSSTPVYVRLKAGLTGGTYNGEEITNTGGGATSQVVTCNGFVIKPEPTNHVTNFAGVNGTPSYYYIILNWIDATGGTTPDGYLIKGSSFAFDSIAAPVDGVPETNSLFIQNVVQGIQTKTFGFNSATTYYFKIFPYTNSDAIINYKTNGVVPQFSIATTNAPSLPLTENFEYVTGSFLTDNGWLAHSGSGTNPISIQATPLTYSGYVNSGLGKSISMNSTGEDDNRAFNSVTAGSLYASFMVNFSSAQTAGDYFFHLGPENTTSLYFAKIFVKKNAGDSLAIGVAKRNNGDVVYTSFSYALNTTYLIAVKYSFNSATNTDDEVKLWINPVLDGIEPSATISQTDLGEDALSLGMMALRQGSSSNAATLTLGGIRVANSWIPSSGSSTFQLSINLLNGWNMVSVPGTNPDGMGVANWWPGRVGDVYKYNAGYQTITTATPGVGYWMKNNGAQTYNTGDEWPAGGLQVVAHTPLTGAIGWNMIGGYEIAATASLVTTVPAGLQSGPIYKYAGGYSAAATIDPGFGYWIKLTGAGQIIIPESFAKDSKPVEYFPENWGRIVITDAAGVSYTLYAVNGQVDLSQYELPPAPPTGMYDFRYSSGRIAEDLSSSVKTIEMSGVVYPLTVSVEGMDIRLMDESGKKLNANLKDGESIEISESTIEKLMVSGELLPTVYSLEQNYPNPFNPSTMIEFSLPEMANVKLSIYNALGEKVAELVNTSLQAGKYQYNWNASGVATGMYIYELRTDNFVSVKKMLLLK